Genomic segment of Triticum aestivum cultivar Chinese Spring chromosome 6A, IWGSC CS RefSeq v2.1, whole genome shotgun sequence:
CCTGTCCCTTCTGTTCTGGGGTTTGCAATGGAGAATTTGTTAACACTTCAAGTCATGGTCGAGAACATGGAGCCGGAGAAGGTGATACTTTACCCGCAGCTCTTCTGGGGATGTGTTGCGCTGATGCATACCGACTTTGTCCACATCTACTGCCAAGTGCTTGAATTGTTCTGTAGGGTGATTGATCGCTTGACGTTCCGTGACCGGACAACTGAAAATGTGTTACTCTCCAGCATGCCCCGTGATGAATTCGACGTAAATGGGTATATAAGCGACCTCCACAGGCTGGAGTCGAGGACTACCTCAGAGAGGCTGCTGTCTGTCACTGAGACTGGAAAGGTCCCTGATTTTGAAGGCGTGCAGCCGCTGGTACTGAAAGGGCTCATGTCTAGCGCCAGCCATGGGTCTGCAATCGAGGTGCTATCCAGGATCACGATACCCACATGCGATTCTATATTTGGGAATCCTGAGACAAGGCTGCTGATGCACATCACAGGTCTGCTCCCATGGCTCGGGTTGCAGCTCACCAAGGACGTATCTTCCCTCGGGTCAGCTTCGCCTCTACAAGAACAGAACCAGAAGGCCTACTATGTGGCATCCAATATCTCAGGATGGTGCCGTGTGAAATCTCTTCATGTCCTAGCCGAGGTCTTCAGAGCATACTCTTATGGGGAAATCATCTCACTGGAAGACCTCTTCGCGCGCGCCTCACCGCCGATCTGCGCCGAGTGGTTCCCGAAGCACTCGTCCCTGGCCTTTGGGCACCTCCTCAGGCTCCTGGAGAGGGGCCCTCTGGACTACCAGCGGGTGGTGCTCCTGATGCTGAAGTCGTTGCTGCAGCAGACCCCCGTGGACCCGTCCCAGATCCCCCAGGTGTACAACGTGGTGTCGCAGCTTGTTGAGAGCGTGCTGTGCGCAGAGGCGCTCAACGTGCTGGAGGCGCTCCTGCGGAGCTGCGGTGGTGGCGGCACGGCCGGCAGCGACGACAGCCTGGGGCTGTCGGGCGAGAACGGTGGCAGCCACGGGATGATGACGGGTGAGAAGGTGCTCGAGAGGATGCTGCTCCCGCAGTCGTCGTTCAAGGCCCGGAGCGGGCCACTCCAGTACGCCGCCGGGTCGGGGTTCGGGTCCATGATGGCGGCCCAGGGCGTCGCCGCCCCCGTGGACACCGGGCTGGTCACGCGGGATGTGGCGCTGCAGAACACCCGGCTGCTGCTCGGGCGCGTCCTCGATACCTGTGCCCTCGGCCGCAAGCGGGACCACAAGCGCCTGGTGCCGTTCGTGGCCAACATCGGGTAGCAGGCGCGCTGGCCGGCGCACCTGCATTGCACCGCAGGATCATGCTGTTGTTGTTTGTCAACTCAATGTGGCTTGTACATCTATCTATAGGAGCTAAAGATGGTTGGTTCACCTGAGAGAGGGCTTGATGAGGCGCATCCCAGGCGACAGTTGGATGAACTTTGAACTGGGCAAactaaaattttgaattttgaaactTGTATTTACATATCCTGCGGCCGGACGCGTAAGGCCTTGCTGCGGAGTTGATGATATATGGATGGATGTTAGCTGTAGACTCTAGTTGAGCTCAGTGTAcaaagttttttttttgttttctcttccttgttttggctgGCTGGAGCAGTATGCATGCATGTGTAAATCTCCCCTTTTTGTTATCTTTTGCTTTGTGAAACGATGATGGTAATCCCAAATGCAGCGGAACTGCATGTGTTGGACCCTTATCTATCTTTTCCTGCCTTGTTATTTTTTCATGTGATTACCTCTGAGGAGTTACAAGCTCACAGTATTCAGACCTTTTGCATGCGATGTGTTTGTAAAGAAATTTAAATGGGTTCAACAGTGGCCTCTCGACAAAGCCAGAGGAGAAAAAAAAGCGCACTCTGTATGCAGTTTTATTCTATCCATCATCCTACTATACGCTCTCCTTTTCTTTTTacaaaaagatcagatctattataaaagaTAATTGAAAGTACAAAATATGTCAGACATaataaaaagagattacatcaagaTTTCAAGGCTATCGAACAATCATTAAATCTATCAACACGTTGTTGTCGCCGTTTCTCCATCGGAGCCGGGTCTCACAATGAAACCATGACATTTTGGACGTGCCTCGAGAGGGGGCTTACAATCTTGAACACCATGTGAACATGCAAGACGCTACTTATTTTTGACAGCGATGCGTTGGGCCACAGCACGCGGGGCACGTGGCATGCCCGCGAGGGAGGGGGCTTAAAGCATGTACAATGATTGATAAGATGATGATAAAAAAATATGTCTACAATGGGTTATATCTTAGCCTTATCTGTAATAACTAGTAATTCCttaaaacatggtgagacaaattgtgctaagagatcatctcttgtcttataTAAGAGAAGACGGGTCTTtttttatgagttctctctcctccacctcatcatttatcttacgtggcactcctaagatagcatcaTTGTACATCCAAAACTAGTCGGTAGATAGTAACCATTTTTCTTTAAAAAATGTCTTGATTATTTGAAGTAGACTTGTGTGGAAGGAGTGAAAAAAGAAAGAGACACGTGCGGAAGGAAGGAAAGAGATAAGGGAGGAGCGGGCCCACACATGGACGCGTGGCACATATCGGAGAAGAGCTTTCCAGCTATAAATTGAGGCTGCTTCCTCACCACGCTTCTACACCCTACCTTGGAGagctcaggaggaggaggaggaggaggaacagaGCTAATAGGCGATGGATTCCCATGCGATGGCCGGCGACGACCGCCGGAGCACCGACCTCAACAAGGTACGCCTCGCCTCCCACTCCGTTGATCTTCTAAAAACTCAATCGAGATGGTTTGTTCGATCTCTGTTGGCTGGCTGTGAAAAGTTTGTGTACAATGgaacttattttcttttgttttcagcACGCTGTGGACAAGCAATCTCCTCAGCAACTCGCGGGCAGCTGCAAGGCAGGCGCTCCGTGCGTCGTCTACTTGAAGAAAGGCACGTGCGCGGAGGGGAGCATGCGGCATGACGCCCACGGCCATGCGCCACACCTCGCTGCAAACCATGCTCACTGAGCGTAccgtatagcagcagcagcagcagagacgATACTACCGTACAATACTACTACGTGCTACGTACTATCTACGTATTTCCGTTTCGTCAtggcttccgccgccgccgctgctgctgctagTATACTAAAAAGAAAGTTTGTAATAATGAACGACTGTCCATGCGGTTCTTGTAATTGCGGGGTACGGACTTCCGGGCTCCTCAAGTTCGCCGTCCGCCTCGcgtagattcctgccagctcctcggggcggcgaggttagggtttccTACTCATGCGTACGCGCAGACGAGATTACTTGGTGTCAGATTCAAGGCTTCATCCACGACTGTGGCTTCTTCAGAGGTCTTGCTGTAATGCTTATCGTATTTGAGGTGCTTTGTATTTCTGATGAACCTTTTAATAAAGAtgttttttaaataaaataaaataaataaattcatttttgggatgtatatagacatggtTCATCTTTGGGATGCTTTGCCCGGTTCCAAGCCAGTTGTCCCGTGTTACTATTTTCAGAAAGAATGGCTATCCGGACCGGACCAAATAACCGACCATGCGCGACCAGGAGCACCGTAGCTGTTTAAGCCGCCATCGAAGAGTTTCGAACCGGGCAAAACTCAGTTTTGAACTTTTGGAACTTATGTTTATGCTGCAGAGTTGATGATATATGGTTGTCAGATGTAGACTCTAGTTGAGCTAAGTTTGGCAAGTTTTTTGTTTTCCTTGTTTTCGATGGAGCAGAATGCATGTGTAAATCTTTtcttgttggttatctttgccTTGTGAAATGTTTATGATAATCCCAAATGCAGAGGGACTGCATGTGTTGGATCGTTGATCTTTTCCTGCTCTACAGTTTCTCATTTGTTTTATGTGTTGGAGTAACTTGTTTTTTGTGCATGATTGCTGCGAGGTCGGCATGGTGTATGTAGAAATCTAATCAGAGTGTATGGCATGCCTATGATGGCATGTCATGATGATTAACAAGCCACTGCACGCACATGATTATACATATACtacctctgtatcaaaatataagacgttcttTTTTGGCAAAACTAGCCTACAACtacatcttatattttgatacttAGGGAGTACATGTGTATGGTGCAGAATGAGCTTGATGCTAGCTTGCATGTGATATATGTCTATCAAGAAAATATATGCGGCCATCACGTGGTTTCTCAACAAAGCCAGTGGCCATCATGTGATATATGTTTATAAAGAAAATATATATTAGAAGTTGTTTTCCAATTATAGATGTGTGTGGCAGGAGGAAAACGAAAGACGAAACAaaaaaaatatatatgaaaaaggCACGTGTGGAATGAAGAGACAAGGAATAGGAAGAGATAAGGAAGGAGCGGGCCCACATGGACGCGTGGCACGTGTTGGAGAAGAGTTTTCCAACAATAAATTGAGGCAGCTGCTTCCTCACCATGCTTCTACACCCTACGTTGGAGCGAAAATTCTACACTTACGGACTGAGCCGTACAGGCAGCACTTACAGGCAGATGTGTCGACGAGTTAATGCCTCTCCCTCCGTGATTTTCAATTGTGGGGCCCGGTGCTGCCCAGTCAATtattgtcatgtcatcctgttacttgcaatccggtgaaagcaaagctcACCTTGGAGAGctcaggagaaggaggaggaggaggaggagcagagctAATAGGCGATGGATTCTCAGGCACCGGCCGGCGATGACCGCCGGAGCACCGACCTCAACAAGGTACCTCGCCTCCCCTCCCGTTCATCTTGTAATACTCAATCGATATGGTTTGTTTGGTAAGCAAAAGCTGAATCAATCAAACCAACTCTCTCTGTTGGCTGGCTATGAAAAGCAAGCTACCATTAGTGCTACGCATATATGTTACAGTTTTGAACTAAGGTAGTTTTGCCTTACTTCAAAACAACGACATTTGTTATGAATCGGAGGAGTAGTATAATTAACAAGTGAGCctactttctttttcttttgagcaTGCTGTGGACGAGCAATCTCCTCAGCAATCGGCGCCCAACAAGCCAGAGCCAGGTGCTCCGTGCGTCGTCTACTTCAAGAGAGGCACGTGCGCGGAGGGGAGCGTGCCGCATGATGCTCATGGCCATGGCCATGCGCCACACCTCGCTGCAAATCATGCTCACTGAGCGTACCGTATAGCAGCAGCACAGAATACTACCGTACAATACtactacgtactccctccgtctcaaaattcttgtcttagattcgtcTAGATATAAATGTATCTAATAataaaacatgacttgatacatacgtatttaaacaaatctaagacaagaattttgagacgaagggagtacttCGAAAGTACATTTCTACATCCAAGAGCAAATCCTACTTTCTTCTGCTGCTAGTATCTATCTATCTAAGGTCGGCCCCATATGGCCATATACTGTAAAAAGATTGTGATAATGAGCCCACTATGTGTATGGTCCTTGTGATTGCGGTTACGGTCGGTCCTCCGGGCACCTCAAATTCGTGCTTGTCCGGTGTAGATTCCTGCTAGCTCCTCGGGGCGGCGATGTTAGGGTTTTTTGTCATGTATACGCGGTGGCGAGATTTGGTGTTGGGTTCAAAGGTCCAGTGCGGGCGCTGATCATTAGAAGCATGTGCACGAAGACTTCTCGAAGTTTGTCGATAAGAGTTCGATGCTCCAAGAACCTTGTGTAATGCTTATTATGTTTGGAATGCTTTGTACTCCCGTGAATCTttataataaaataaataatttttttaaGAATAAATAAACAAGTATATATTTTGTGGTGGGTTGGATGTGAATCAAACATCTGTGTGCCACGAGAAGAAGCTAGCAACCGTACAATGTAGCTTGGAAGGAGTCAATCAATCTAGCCATCCGGCCACTCAAAGCTAGCCGCATACTACCCGCTAGTAAAGTAAATTTGAAATTTAAATCCGTTCGGCCATCCAAAACTAGTCACATACTGTCCGCCGGTAAAGTAAATTTGAATTTTAAATCCGTTCGATCAGAAAGCGCGCGCCGGATCCGGATCACATCAACCCGATGACAACCAAAAAGAGGCAACTATTCTTAGTTTTTACATCCCCGATACAAAAGAATATCAGTCCATGCCAAAAAATCGGATTTTCTTCCCTACCGAACCGGCAATCCGAGCCTCCAAGCTCAATCTGCCGTCACACAACCGTCTTGGCTGACACTACCTCTTGTCTGCCGCACCGCTCTTTCCAACTCATCCTTCTGCAGCTGCAACATCTTGAAATGGGCGGCTTGCACGATCACTTGCATCCTCACCTAAATTCTCCATCTTCAAGGTGAGCATCTTCGTGTCCGCCGAAGCGGCTGTGATCTTCACCTTCTTCTCCTCGAGCATGGTCTTCTTCTTGGTTGCCGCCATCAACATGTTAAACCTCACGGCCTTGCATGCCTCCTTGACGTTCGACAACTTCACGTATGCCTGCTCCTTCTTCACCAAGATGTATTCGAACCTCTCCATCATCTTGGCCGCCGCAACTTCTCGCTtcaccctctcctcctcccacttctttACCCGAAACCCTTTTCTAACATTCTTGGGCGGTTCTTTTGTTGAGACGGTTGGATCGCCGGTTTCTTCCTCGATGCCATGGGAGACGGTCTTGGCAATGTATAGGTTCACTTGGATTGTTCATTGGATTGTtcattcaacttcaaccaacaatgcatgacgATGAAGTTTTTTTTCTCCAACTTCAAGAACACACTACACGCACGAGAAGGCCACAAAATAAAACTTTGTCAACAATGTATATCTGGCTACAGATGATGTACACAACAATGCATAGATATCCGGCTACAAATCATCAACAACACAATGCATATACGAATCCATTGTTTCAAAGAAGAAGGGACAAATTTTTTTAGCACATGCATCTCACCGAACACTTGCCGGTCATGATGACTTCCATAGGGGCAAACGGTACCTGTGTGGTGGATGGAGGAGAGGTGTGGACTGGGTGGTAGAGGACAAGCGGCTTGGAGCCTCGGTGAAGCGGTGGAGTTCTGGGAAAGGTGTGGTGGGCAGCGGGGGGTGGTGGAGCGGCGACGGCGGCAATAGAGAAACAAATGCAGAGAAAGTGGTTCGGGGTGTCGGAATCCTACGTGGCTGATGTCTGGACTCCCGCAAAGACCCCCTCCAGTTTGATTCTAGTTTGCGGAAAAAAGGACGTCCAAACCGGTGGATAGAGCGATAGAGAACCACGTTGGATGGTAAAACATGTCTTAACCGTGGAGTCCGAATGGTTGCAGACGGTTTAAGGGTCTGCTTTGGAGATGCCCTATGTATTCTTTCTCTTTAGCCACTGGACGACCATTATGGAGCACCATCGACTCCACGGGCACCTCAACAACATGCGCCGCATGTTCCTGTGCCATCTCAAGCCCTTCGACCCAATGGCATGCATGGCGAAGCCAGTTGTCGCGTGTTACTATTTCCAGAAAGAATGGCCGTCCGGACCGAACCAAATAATCGACCATGCGCGACGAGGAGCACCGTAGCTGTTTAAGCCGCCATCAAAGAGCCCGGAACCGGGCAAAACTCAGTTTTGAATTTTGGAACTCGTATTTATGCTGCAGAGTTTATGACATGGTTGCTTAGCCGTAGACTATAGTTAACCTCAGTGTGTCcgcatttttcttttgttttccttgTTTTGGCTGGGCAGAATGTGCAAATCTTTTTGCTATCTTTGCTTTGCTTTGCGATATGATGATGTTGGATCCTAGATCTTTCCCTGGTTTGTTATATTTCATTCATGTGGCTGGTTATCTCTGAAGAGTGACAAGTTCACAATATTCAGAGgatgcatatataacttgtttttTTGTGCATGATTGCTGTGATGTCGGTATGGTGCATGTAGAAATAGAAATAGAAATAGAAATAGAATCATGATGGTTAACAAGCTACCACACATgattatacatatatacatgtgTGGTGTAGAATGAGGTTGATGCTAGCGTGCATGTGATATGTTTATAAAGAAATAAATGTGTTCAACAGTGGCCTTCACGTGGTCCCTCTCAACAAAGCTAGAGGAAAAAAGAGCGCGCACTCGGTTTGCAGTTTGTGTTTTTTTTTCTATCCATTATCCTACTCTATCTCTATCATAAAAAATACTAAGACATTTTGGCCATCATACTTTTAAGTTTTTTTTGACTATGAATCTCATTTTAATTGTTTAGATTAGAAAATTGGAACCATGCGCTTAGGTTTGTAGATCATTATAGTTTCTTGAGCATATCGTAATAGATGAAACCAACGGTCAAGTTACAATCTTGAACAAGTTGCTCGTCCCCTCTTTGCGATAATCACCTTCAATCGGGTCTGATTGCTAGGAGGGCGCTTGTACCCTCTTTGAGATGATGCGAGAGTCACCACCGGTCGGCGGTGTGGAGGCTAGAAGGCCGCTTGTACCCTCTCTGTCGGGCGATCACATAGGGTGTTCAAACCTCAGGTCTGACGCGTGTGGCGACAATGCTTGCCCCTAGGCTCCGCGACTCCGACCTTGGGCAGGCGGTACGTTGTAATGGGTGTTTCTAAAAAAGAAGAAGCATGCATACATttttcccctcaaaaaaaagaaagaaagaaaagaaatggtGATGCCCGAAAGTGGAGAGCAGCCAGGCCTGCTGCGACCCACATCCAATCCAGTGAGTGAGCTGCTGAGCTCAACttggttgtggtggtggtggtggtaataATAAATCCAGGTCCAGGTCCAGGTCCAGGGCTCCTCCATTCCTCTCTCTGACCTCGCCCGCCCGCGGCGATGGATTCCGCCGCCGCCCAGGCCCAGCCGACGCACGCGccggccgacgaggaggaggcgcgccgccGCCGGGGCACCGACTGCGTCTACTACCTCGCCTCCCCGTTGACCTGCAACAAGGTACCGCCCCCCTCCCGTCCACTCGTTCCTTCCGTCCGCTCCGCTCAGCTCCCTCGATAGGAATAGGATAGATGGGTGGATAATTCGCCGCGCCGCCGTCCCTCCCCGACCTCGCGCGCCGTCAGGGTCAGGCGGCTGGCGGGAGCCATTCTCTTCGGTTTCGATCTGGGATTCCAGCTTATCCTATCCTATCCTCTtctcgcccccgccgcctccccttGCGATTCGCCccccgcctgcctgcctgcctgcctgcgcaCCATTGATTTCGCCGTGCTTCCCGGCGACCGACCCTTGCCCTGCTCCGCTCCGCAGCCCGCTCCGTGCCGGAAGGCTCGACGGTTCCACCCGAGATCTGTTCGTCGGAGAGAGGCTGATTCAGTTATGCCCTTGAATTCGCTGCTGCTGCTGATGCATCAGGCAGGGTCCAGAGATAACCAAAAATAGCAAACTAGCTAGCCAGCCTAGGTTAGCCTGCtgatgctcctgctcctgctccggcAAACTAGCTGGCCAAGCTAGGTCATCGCGTGTTCGTGTGGTCTTCCAAACGGATGCCTAAATATTAGGGCTTCATGGGCATCACTATAGCTATATATCACCAAATAGACTAGTCGATTCCCCGGTTCGGTTAGCTTTCGCACTTCTCCATCTGAAACCTGCTTGCTTCCGTTTATAGCTCGCGTCTTGCTTAAATTCTCCAACCATGTCAAATCAGTTGCTGCAAATCTGCAAGGCATTGAGAATGCagtctctctcacacacccacatgTACCGCAGATTCGCACAGAAATAGCAACGATGTCAACTAAACTGCcttgttttttttataaaaaaaactttGACGACTGTAAATAATAATCTCGAGTTTGGTTTGCCCGGATTGCTATTGGTGCGCGTTTCTTCTGTGTGTTTTGCGCTGCTGACATCATGTTTTTCCGTCATCCAGGGGAGCGAGTGCGAGTATCGTCACAGCGACGCTGCCAGGGTGAATCCCAGGGACTGCTGGTATTGGTTCAACGGCAACTGCGCCAATGCTAAATGTTCATTTAGGCACCCGGTACGACCTCCTCTGTTTTTATTTTCACTCAAAGCTACTGCAGTTCTAGTCGGTTTTAGTGCTTCAGTTAAACAGAGCAACATAGTAAGCTATCAAAGTTTCTCTAATTAGCTTGTTCTTGTGGTTGGCAACAGTTGCTCTGCACAAAAACCATACTACTCATTTACTCGAATACCCGAGCATCCACTGTTACAGTAATTAATAAGTGAGTGTACTTTCTTTTCTTTTCAGCCGCTGGATGACTTGCTCGGAGCATCGGCGACTCCGCGGGCACCTCAACAACCTGCGCTGCAGGTTCCCGTGCCAGCTCAAGCTGTTCCACCCAATGGCACAGCCAAGCCAGTTGTCCCGTGTTACTATTACCAGAAAGGCATGTGCGCGAAAGGAAACCTGTGCACATTCTCGCATGGGCCGCAGTTTGCTGGAAACCCTGCTTTGCAGCCTCATCTCCAGCTGAAGAACTCCAACTCGTGGACGAAGCCAACCAATTCACCCCAACAGAGTACCACTCCCGCCGTACATGGCGAGCTTAAAGTCGGTGCTCAGAACGGCAGACCAGCTCAGAAGCAAAATCCGACAAGCAGGGCTTATCACTCGCCAGGAATTTACCAGAATCAGAATTATCCTTATGTGCTTTCTGGTGCGGCAAAGAGTTACCAGCCTCAGCGTTCGGTTGAAGCTGAGTCTGCTGAGAATGTTATGGAGACGGGTGAGTTTGTCAGGGAACCTTCTGCTGGTTCCAGTGTGGTTGCCGGGAGTGTCGAGGACGACGCCGAACGGTCGTTCAAGGAAGGGCACACTAGTAGTTACCGGCGTGCTAGCGGGGAGCAGAACAGTGGGGTGCGTAGGCAAGCACATGGTGGCTATGAACTAGAAAGGTCATCACACAGAAGCTCATCCGACAGGTTGGTGTCAGAGAGAAGGCTTACGCAGAGAGAGTCGATGCCTGTAACTGCAGAAAGTTCAGACTTGCGCCACAGGCTACTGAAGCAAAGAAGGCTGAATGATTCGAGACAGTCGACACAGGTCCCTGATAGGCGGGATAGAAGGTATCCTGAGGATGAGCGCGACAGTCATCATCGCCGTCGAGGAGAAGAGCGT
This window contains:
- the LOC123129201 gene encoding zinc finger CCCH domain-containing protein 19 produces the protein MDSAAAQAQPTHAPADEEEARRRRGTDCVYYLASPLTCNKGSECEYRHSDAARVNPRDCWYWFNGNCANAKCSFRHPPLDDLLGASATPRAPQQPALQVPVPAQAVPPNGTAKPVVPCYYYQKGMCAKGNLCTFSHGPQFAGNPALQPHLQLKNSNSWTKPTNSPQQSTTPAVHGELKVGAQNGRPAQKQNPTSRAYHSPGIYQNQNYPYVLSGAAKSYQPQRSVEAESAENVMETGEFVREPSAGSSVVAGSVEDDAERSFKEGHTSSYRRASGEQNSGVRRQAHGGYELERSSHRSSSDRLVSERRLTQRESMPVTAESSDLRHRLLKQRRLNDSRQSTQVPDRRDRRYPEDERDSHHRRRGEERAAHDGLSRSRLQGRIKLPGETSLDRLGPHPHLEKERGHRDRLSPPKQTDLRAKLHDRLKARSNEEVPGNLKSSVVKASSGEDAGVVNFSGPKSLAELRAKKAAYRSGENTVKNAGRVARPARMTSEIVAKRDSPDLVPFDGPKPLSVILKRKREAASADSGSMQEEQVAGQEEQSLNNSRILDNDRVEANTEDIEEEEEFHPEDDVMYDDDGLSPADDNTAEAAADVGKEELEEGQQEDLETAAEEEYDYEAADDANAEGENDYQEYEDDDDLEDDDDFARKVGVLIS